One Aegilops tauschii subsp. strangulata cultivar AL8/78 chromosome 7, Aet v6.0, whole genome shotgun sequence genomic window carries:
- the LOC109734782 gene encoding replication protein A 32 kDa subunit C has product MAAAASYFSGTALMPSQRAGASDYSAAGAATPSPSKSRNPRYSGCVPATVLHISRSLAAAADQGGGGGDPVFSIDGVETSNVRVLGRVVSMSSRETDVSFTLDDGTGKIDLVRWINDETDARDAAFIQHGVYVRVHVNIMGFQAQKHGFARSIRPVTNFNEVVLHFIECMHVHMENTQTKMQGQLPPAVQTNAYTHVPYSGGVREQQVHFTPQVNQWQLPPAVRTNASTYGPFTGGAREHQVHFTPQVNHGQFPPPRVQTNTSTHGPFSGGVRDHQVQLAPRPQINQFAAYSGTGGQQYDLQRMVLEVLQAPDILPLENGVHVDEVARRTGAPKANIMEVINLLADTGFVCWTIDDYHVKSVCNG; this is encoded by the exons atggcggccgccgcCTCCTACTTCTCCGGCACGGCGCTCATGCCgtcgcagcgcgcgggggcgtccGACTACTCCGCCGCCGGCGCGGCCACCCCTTCCCCCTCCAAG TCGCGCAACCCCCGCTACTCCGGCTGCGTCcccgccaccgtcctccacatCTCCCGCTCGCTCGCCGCCGCGGCGGACCaaggcggtggcggtggcgaccCCGTCTTCTCCATCGACGGCGTCGAGACCAGCAAC GTTAGGGTTTTGGGGAGGGTTGTGAGCATGTCGAGCAGGGAGACCGACGTGTCGTTCACGCTCGACGACGGCACCGGGAAGATCGATCTCGTGCGGTG GATCAATGACGAGACAGATGCTCGAGACGCGGCTTTCATCCA GCATGGAGTGTACGTCAGGGTTCATGTGAACATCATGGGGTTTCAAGCTCAGAAGCATGGATTTGCTCGATCTATCCG CCCAGTTACCAATTTCAATGAAGTGGTGCTGCATTTCATCGAATGCATGCATGTGCACATGGAAAATACTCAGACGAAG ATGCAAGGGCAACTCCCTCCAGCAGTTCAAACAAATGCTTATACTCATGTGCCTTATTCTGGTGGAGTGAGAGAACAGCAAGTCCATTTTACTCCTCAAGTAAACCAATGGCAACTCCCACCTGCAGTTCGAACAAATGCGTCTACTTATGGGCCTTTTACTGGTGGTGCGAGAGAACATCAAGTTCATTTTACTCCTCAAGTAAATCATGGACAATTTCCTCCTCCCAGAGTTCAAACTAATACATCTACTCATGGTCCTTTCTCTGGCGGGGTGAGAGACCATCAAGTTCAGCTTGCTCCTCGACCTCAAATAAACCAA TTTGCAGCTTACTCAGGCACTGGTGGACAACAGTATGATCTGCAAAGAATGGTTTTGGAAGTTCTGCAAGCACCTGATATCCT ACCCCTTGAAAATGGCGTACATGTTGATGAAGTGGCTAGAAGAACTGGAGCGCCAAAAGCAAACATCAT GGAGGTCATCAACTTACTCGCTGACACAGGGTTCGTCTGTTGGACCATTGATGACTATCATGTCAAGTCTGTGTGTAATGGTTGA
- the LOC109734781 gene encoding uncharacterized protein isoform X1: MPDPLATAYTTSSPSLAETRDTRAPSTRASPERQSDKKPRNGIAPERPAGRPMKPLYLRSSGSFKRLLLSLSPHRAKRVHAPPDVEHPSAQAEAASPPHERNPEWECFSYEEVRRATGGFRAANLVGRGGSSEVYRGELADGRAVAVKRLMGASACERRERDFLAELGTVGHATHPNVCPLLGCCVDRDLYLVFAFSARGSVSANLHDGEEGAPAMGWEARYGVAVGTARGLEYLHKGCRRRIIHRDIKASNVLLTDDFQPQVSHSVISIVDRSILCCAPAAMTHAEKRTTDLRLRAGQVAADRVDAPGDRADRGHLRVPGARVLHARHRGREDGRVRLRRLPAGAHGRPEAGGRHPQEPPRLGEAFAQRGQDGGAAGSEDRRRQWRLRRRAGPAAGVRGVAVRSRVGDVEAVHDRGSGAAGGRGDQGGAVGDAGAGGRGRRGGGNVGLRRPRRRRRRRGIRHAVPFVNILSLERLAQARLRLCETTVMLAENFAPSHLPRQAGPHIVNDTTKAFRCRGCEYKGYL; encoded by the exons ATGCCCGATCCCCTAGCCACTGCCTACACCACTTCGTCTCCCTCTCTAGCCGAGACCCGAGACACCAGAGCACCGAGCACGCGCGCTTCGCCGGAGCGCCAGTCAGACAAGAAGCCGCGCAACGGCATTGCCCCCGAGCGGCCGGCCGGCCGACCGATGAAGCCGCTGTACCTGCGGAGCAGCGGCAGCTTCAAGAGGCTGCTGCTCTCCCTCTCGCCCCACCGCGCCAAGCGCGTCCACGCGCCCCCCGACGTAGAGCACCCGAGCGCGCAGGCGGAGGCAGCGTCGCCGCCGCACGAACGGAATCCCGAGTGGGAGTGCTTCTCGTACGAGGAGGTCCGGCGCGCCACGGGCGGCTTCCGCGCGGCCAACCTGGTGGGCCGGGGCGGGTCGTCGGAGGTGTACCGCGGCGAGCTGGCGGACGGGCGCGCCGTGGCGGTGAAGCGGCTCATGGGCGCGTCCGCCTGCGAGCGCCGGGAGCGGGACTTCCTGGCGGAGCTCGGCACCGTGGGCCACGCCACGCACCCCAACGTGTGCCCGCTCCTGGGATGCTGCGTCGACCGCGACCTGTACCTCGTCTTCGCCTTCTCCGCCCGCGGCTCCGTCTCCGCAAACCTCCACG ACGGCGAGGAGGGGGCACCGGCGATGGGGTGGGAGGCGCGGTACGGCGTGGCGGTGGGCACGGCGAGGGGGCTGGAGTACCTGCACAAGGGGTGCCGGCGGCGGATCATCCACAGGGACATCAAGGCCTCCAACGTGCTGCTCACCGACGACTTCCAGCCGCAGGTCAGTCACTCGGTCATCTCCATCGTCGATCGATCGATCCTCTGCTGTGCTCCGGCAGCCATGACGCATGCAGAGAAACGAACGACAGATCTCCGACTTCGGGCTGGCCAAGTGGCTGCCGACAGAGTGGACGCACCGGGCGATCGCGCCGATCGAGGGCACCTTCGGGTGCCTGGCGCCCGAGTACTACACGCGCGGCATCGTGGACGAGAAGACGGACGTGTTCGCCTTCGGCGTCTTCCTGCTGGAGCTCATGGCCGGCCGGAAGCCGGTGGACGGCACCCACAGGAGCCTCCTCGGCTGG GCGAGGCCTTTGCTCAACGAGGGCAAGACGGAGGCGCTGCTGGATCCGAGGATCGTCGCCGGCAATGGCGGCTACGACGCCGAGCAGGCCCGGCGGCTGGCGTTCGTGGCGTCGCTGTGCGTTCGCGCGTCGGCGACGTGGAGGCCGTCCATGACCGAG GTTCTGGAGCTGCTGGAGGGCGTGGAGATCAAGGAGGAGCGGTGGGCGATGCCGGAGCCGGCGGCCGGGGACGACGAGGGGGAGGAAATGTGGGGCTTCGACGAcctcgacgacgacgacgaagacgaggAATCCGGCACGCCGTCCCCTTTGTCAACATCCTCAGCCTCGAGCGCTTAGCACAGGCCAGGCTAAGATTATGTGAGACGACCGTGATGCTTGCTGAAAATTTTGCTCCTTCCCACCTGCCCCGCCAGGCCGGGCCCCACATTGTAAATGACACCACAAAGGCTTTTCGTTGTCGAGGTTGTGAATACAAAGGTTATCTGTGA
- the LOC109734781 gene encoding probable receptor-like serine/threonine-protein kinase At5g57670 isoform X2 — protein MPDPLATAYTTSSPSLAETRDTRAPSTRASPERQSDKKPRNGIAPERPAGRPMKPLYLRSSGSFKRLLLSLSPHRAKRVHAPPDVEHPSAQAEAASPPHERNPEWECFSYEEVRRATGGFRAANLVGRGGSSEVYRGELADGRAVAVKRLMGASACERRERDFLAELGTVGHATHPNVCPLLGCCVDRDLYLVFAFSARGSVSANLHDGEEGAPAMGWEARYGVAVGTARGLEYLHKGCRRRIIHRDIKASNVLLTDDFQPQISDFGLAKWLPTEWTHRAIAPIEGTFGCLAPEYYTRGIVDEKTDVFAFGVFLLELMAGRKPVDGTHRSLLGWARPLLNEGKTEALLDPRIVAGNGGYDAEQARRLAFVASLCVRASATWRPSMTEVLELLEGVEIKEERWAMPEPAAGDDEGEEMWGFDDLDDDDEDEESGTPSPLSTSSASSA, from the exons ATGCCCGATCCCCTAGCCACTGCCTACACCACTTCGTCTCCCTCTCTAGCCGAGACCCGAGACACCAGAGCACCGAGCACGCGCGCTTCGCCGGAGCGCCAGTCAGACAAGAAGCCGCGCAACGGCATTGCCCCCGAGCGGCCGGCCGGCCGACCGATGAAGCCGCTGTACCTGCGGAGCAGCGGCAGCTTCAAGAGGCTGCTGCTCTCCCTCTCGCCCCACCGCGCCAAGCGCGTCCACGCGCCCCCCGACGTAGAGCACCCGAGCGCGCAGGCGGAGGCAGCGTCGCCGCCGCACGAACGGAATCCCGAGTGGGAGTGCTTCTCGTACGAGGAGGTCCGGCGCGCCACGGGCGGCTTCCGCGCGGCCAACCTGGTGGGCCGGGGCGGGTCGTCGGAGGTGTACCGCGGCGAGCTGGCGGACGGGCGCGCCGTGGCGGTGAAGCGGCTCATGGGCGCGTCCGCCTGCGAGCGCCGGGAGCGGGACTTCCTGGCGGAGCTCGGCACCGTGGGCCACGCCACGCACCCCAACGTGTGCCCGCTCCTGGGATGCTGCGTCGACCGCGACCTGTACCTCGTCTTCGCCTTCTCCGCCCGCGGCTCCGTCTCCGCAAACCTCCACG ACGGCGAGGAGGGGGCACCGGCGATGGGGTGGGAGGCGCGGTACGGCGTGGCGGTGGGCACGGCGAGGGGGCTGGAGTACCTGCACAAGGGGTGCCGGCGGCGGATCATCCACAGGGACATCAAGGCCTCCAACGTGCTGCTCACCGACGACTTCCAGCCGCAG ATCTCCGACTTCGGGCTGGCCAAGTGGCTGCCGACAGAGTGGACGCACCGGGCGATCGCGCCGATCGAGGGCACCTTCGGGTGCCTGGCGCCCGAGTACTACACGCGCGGCATCGTGGACGAGAAGACGGACGTGTTCGCCTTCGGCGTCTTCCTGCTGGAGCTCATGGCCGGCCGGAAGCCGGTGGACGGCACCCACAGGAGCCTCCTCGGCTGG GCGAGGCCTTTGCTCAACGAGGGCAAGACGGAGGCGCTGCTGGATCCGAGGATCGTCGCCGGCAATGGCGGCTACGACGCCGAGCAGGCCCGGCGGCTGGCGTTCGTGGCGTCGCTGTGCGTTCGCGCGTCGGCGACGTGGAGGCCGTCCATGACCGAG GTTCTGGAGCTGCTGGAGGGCGTGGAGATCAAGGAGGAGCGGTGGGCGATGCCGGAGCCGGCGGCCGGGGACGACGAGGGGGAGGAAATGTGGGGCTTCGACGAcctcgacgacgacgacgaagacgaggAATCCGGCACGCCGTCCCCTTTGTCAACATCCTCAGCCTCGAGCGCTTAG